From a single Bryobacter aggregatus MPL3 genomic region:
- a CDS encoding DUF1552 domain-containing protein, with amino-acid sequence MSKNKLQLSRRSLLRGAGVTLGLPWLEAMSSAAPAQAANPVRMAMLYMPNGVNPDCWTPTGTGKDFQLSQSLKPLAPLQDKIVVLRNLWNEGSKAGDGHYVKEAAILTCATIKKTPGADIGNGISMDQVAAQRVANQTPLPSLELGVTPVAIGVDAVVGYTRIYGSHIAWSSLTTPLARELNPRAVYERLYRAASGPQNGSKLDTLLLDRVQSDAKRLRAQVGVADRHRLDEYMSVMRSLEERVERSSNQTQRAWKSRMPLDLKAAPTDRPADHAEHVRLMLDMIAVAFQSDTTRVSTFMFGNAVSNVSFRFLEGVTAGHHDVSHHGKDPEKLRQYEIITNWHVQQYAYLLNKLEAMKEGDSTVLDNSMILFGSALHNGDRHDPHNLPLVLAGKGGGRVITGRHLVYGEDSPLANLYVSMLDAFGAPVERFADSTGPLAGLMHT; translated from the coding sequence ATGAGCAAGAACAAACTCCAACTTTCCCGGCGCTCCCTCCTGCGTGGAGCGGGCGTCACACTTGGGCTCCCGTGGTTGGAAGCGATGTCGTCCGCTGCTCCGGCGCAAGCGGCCAATCCGGTGCGCATGGCTATGCTGTACATGCCCAATGGCGTGAATCCCGATTGCTGGACGCCCACCGGCACCGGAAAGGATTTCCAGCTCTCCCAGAGTCTGAAGCCACTCGCGCCCCTGCAGGACAAGATCGTCGTGCTGCGCAACCTTTGGAATGAAGGCTCGAAGGCCGGCGACGGCCACTATGTGAAAGAGGCGGCGATCCTCACCTGCGCCACGATCAAGAAGACGCCCGGCGCCGACATTGGCAACGGCATCTCGATGGATCAGGTGGCGGCGCAGCGCGTAGCGAACCAGACGCCGCTGCCCTCGCTCGAACTCGGCGTAACACCCGTCGCGATCGGAGTCGATGCGGTAGTGGGTTATACGAGAATCTATGGCTCGCACATTGCCTGGAGCAGCCTGACAACGCCGCTCGCGCGGGAACTGAATCCGCGGGCGGTGTATGAACGTCTCTATCGCGCCGCATCAGGTCCGCAGAATGGCAGCAAGCTCGATACGCTGCTGCTGGACCGTGTGCAGTCCGACGCCAAGCGGCTCCGTGCCCAGGTAGGCGTAGCGGACCGTCACCGGCTGGATGAGTATATGAGCGTAATGCGATCGCTCGAAGAGCGGGTCGAGCGTTCGAGCAATCAGACGCAACGCGCCTGGAAGTCCCGCATGCCACTGGACCTCAAAGCAGCGCCGACAGACCGGCCCGCCGATCACGCCGAGCATGTACGGCTGATGCTCGATATGATCGCCGTCGCCTTCCAGAGCGACACAACTCGAGTGTCTACTTTCATGTTTGGCAATGCGGTCAGCAATGTGAGCTTCCGCTTCCTTGAAGGTGTGACGGCCGGACATCACGACGTCTCACATCACGGCAAAGACCCGGAAAAGCTGCGCCAGTACGAGATCATCACCAACTGGCATGTGCAGCAGTATGCGTATCTGCTGAACAAGCTTGAGGCAATGAAGGAAGGCGATTCGACGGTGCTCGACAATTCGATGATTCTGTTTGGCTCCGCATTGCACAATGGTGACCGGCACGATCCGCACAATCTGCCGCTGGTGTTGGCGGGCAAAGGGGGAGGCCGTGTCATTACGGGCCGCCATCTGGTCTATGGCGAAGATAGCCCGCTTGCCAATCTCTATGTCTCCATGCTGGACGCCTTTGGCGCGCCGGTCGAGCGCTTCGCAGACAGCACCGGGCCGCTGGCAGGTCTGATGCACACATGA
- a CDS encoding DUF1588 domain-containing protein produces MNRYFLAIFVASTIPLTAQNTPLRFEEGQALLQTYCQGCHTGKTPAGGFHLDRVKDTASFLANSHSWVRLRTRIENGDMPPRGLPAPSAALRERFANWVDTTLHTEACAAGIVAGPNPLRRLNRDEYTDTVQDLLDIHLDIGHALPADGAGGEGFDNAAETLFLSPLHSEKYLETAKLATDFAAKEFKSRARILIAKPGPGVTADQAAHQILAAFLPRAFRRPVTEQDIAPYLELFRAARKNEEAFEPAIFFTIRAALVSPNFLFRKEPGQYALASRLSYFLWGSQPDELLVDLAAQGRLQDPKVLLPLIDRMMRNDRSMTFAKRFVEQWLHTRDLGGEKVPDKKLFPLYASSEDLRGDIRMQPIQFFRELILRKMSLLNLIDSEYTIGTRTLEKHFGLKLPLNQNAASQPQWIKLPEGSNRGGVLGMPAILAVSSYPYRTSPVLRGAFILDSILGTPPPPPPPNVPSLEEPAAGAAPKSVRERLTQHRANPTCASCHSRIDPLGFALENYDAVGAWRTSDAGQPIDNSGQIGGKTIQGPDQLKQLLLDKKDVVLRNLTNKMLGYALGRGLTLRDSCTVDAIVDKVKQNGYRADVLVQEIVLSVPFRRPIESKETAKP; encoded by the coding sequence GTGAATCGTTATTTTCTCGCTATTTTCGTCGCCTCCACCATACCGCTCACGGCTCAGAACACGCCCCTTCGCTTCGAGGAGGGACAGGCCCTGCTGCAGACCTATTGCCAGGGCTGCCACACAGGCAAGACACCGGCAGGCGGATTCCATCTCGATCGCGTCAAAGATACGGCTTCGTTTCTTGCGAATAGCCATTCCTGGGTCCGGCTACGGACCCGGATCGAAAACGGCGACATGCCGCCGCGCGGACTTCCGGCGCCAAGCGCTGCGCTACGGGAACGCTTTGCGAATTGGGTCGATACGACACTGCATACCGAAGCTTGTGCAGCGGGCATTGTTGCCGGACCGAATCCGCTGCGCCGCTTGAATCGCGACGAGTATACCGATACGGTCCAGGATCTGCTTGATATTCATCTCGATATCGGCCACGCCTTGCCAGCGGACGGCGCAGGCGGGGAGGGATTCGACAACGCGGCTGAGACTTTGTTTCTTTCGCCGCTGCACTCGGAAAAGTATCTCGAGACAGCGAAGCTGGCCACAGACTTTGCCGCAAAGGAATTCAAAAGCAGGGCGCGCATTCTGATTGCGAAGCCTGGGCCTGGGGTCACGGCCGATCAGGCGGCTCATCAGATTCTTGCGGCCTTTCTGCCTCGTGCCTTCCGCCGTCCCGTCACCGAGCAGGACATCGCGCCCTATCTCGAACTCTTCCGCGCCGCGCGCAAGAACGAGGAAGCCTTCGAGCCGGCGATTTTCTTCACCATCCGCGCGGCGCTGGTTTCGCCGAACTTTCTCTTTCGCAAGGAACCGGGGCAATACGCGTTAGCCTCGCGCCTTTCCTATTTTCTCTGGGGGAGCCAACCCGATGAGTTGCTCGTGGATCTGGCTGCACAAGGGCGGCTGCAAGATCCCAAGGTATTGCTGCCGCTGATCGATCGCATGATGCGCAACGATCGATCGATGACGTTCGCCAAACGCTTTGTCGAACAGTGGCTGCACACGCGCGACCTGGGCGGCGAGAAGGTGCCAGACAAGAAGCTGTTCCCGCTCTACGCCTCGAGCGAAGACTTGCGGGGTGACATCCGGATGCAGCCGATCCAGTTCTTCCGCGAACTGATCTTGCGGAAAATGTCGCTGCTGAATTTGATCGACTCGGAATACACGATCGGCACGCGCACGCTGGAGAAGCACTTCGGATTGAAGCTGCCGCTGAACCAGAATGCGGCCAGCCAGCCGCAATGGATCAAGTTGCCCGAGGGCAGCAATCGCGGTGGCGTTCTCGGAATGCCGGCCATTCTGGCTGTGTCGTCGTACCCCTACCGGACGAGTCCGGTGCTGCGAGGCGCCTTTATTCTCGATTCAATCCTCGGCACGCCGCCTCCCCCTCCGCCGCCGAATGTCCCCTCACTTGAGGAGCCTGCCGCCGGAGCAGCGCCGAAGTCGGTGCGTGAGAGGTTGACGCAACATCGTGCGAATCCGACCTGTGCCAGTTGCCATAGCCGTATCGACCCGCTTGGCTTTGCGCTGGAGAATTACGATGCGGTGGGAGCCTGGCGTACCAGCGATGCCGGACAGCCGATCGATAATTCCGGCCAGATTGGCGGAAAGACCATCCAGGGGCCAGACCAGTTGAAGCAACTGCTGCTCGACAAGAAGGACGTCGTGCTGCGCAATCTGACCAATAAGATGCTCGGCTATGCACTCGGGCGGGGTTTAACCTTACGCGACTCCTGTACCGTGGACGCAATCGTTGATAAGGTGAAGCAGAACGGCTATCGAGCCGATGTGTTGGTACAAGAGATTGTGTTGAGCGTGCCATTCCGGCGGCCCATCGAAAGCAAGGAAACAGCGAAACCATGA
- a CDS encoding beta-propeller fold lactonase family protein encodes MKETTRRLFLQSLAAAGTLSAAAGSIRYAGNGIDTIEGIGVDGVIRSRTPSRAPVDVVLSQDHRFLYAVNGIAEYEGLPRGTVETFAMGKDGLRLLHVAPLSLSAILPRSAALSPDGQYLAVAVFGGGAYNILRIENGRADAVTGIVKLADGVRPAKVAFAPSGNILIGSDFVSGQTRSMRFENGNLTLLS; translated from the coding sequence ATGAAGGAAACCACTCGCCGTTTGTTTCTCCAGAGCCTGGCGGCAGCCGGCACCTTGTCTGCCGCGGCCGGCTCGATTCGCTATGCCGGCAACGGAATCGACACCATTGAGGGGATTGGGGTGGACGGAGTGATACGCAGCCGGACGCCGAGCCGTGCGCCGGTGGACGTGGTGCTCTCGCAGGACCATCGCTTCCTTTATGCGGTGAATGGAATCGCCGAGTATGAAGGACTGCCGCGCGGAACAGTCGAGACCTTCGCGATGGGTAAGGACGGCTTGCGCCTCCTCCACGTCGCTCCGCTGTCGCTCTCCGCGATCCTGCCAAGAAGCGCCGCGCTGTCACCTGACGGCCAGTATCTTGCTGTGGCGGTATTCGGAGGCGGCGCCTACAACATTCTGCGAATCGAGAATGGGCGGGCAGATGCCGTGACTGGCATCGTAAAGCTGGCCGATGGAGTACGTCCAGCCAAGGTGGCGTTCGCCCCGAGTGGGAACATTCTCATTGGAAGCGATTTCGTCAGCGGCCAAACCCGTAGCATGCGATTTGAGAATGGCAATTTAACGCTCCTTTCCTAA
- a CDS encoding FAD-dependent oxidoreductase has translation MAVDIRKPDPRYSILGRSRNLRWENTATEITLCESNEDAAAALQRIVSAGKRPTIRSGGHCYEDFVMNNPGGSILDLSLLTESHVKNDSRYYIAAGKSLGDTYLDLYKRYGLTIPAGTCYSVGAGGHISGGGYGLLARLHGLTVDWVSAVDILTVDAKGKVVQRRVDRKTDADLFRACLGAGGGNFGVITGFLFDKLPPAPREIARASVSFDWTTMTESRFVKILTTYGNYWETRGKDPDTWGMFAIFPISHKSAGSFGFSVQFCNPDGSCDDLKPLHEFLELFRPCEPRAAIAGQPEKDRIPKVDLRAETCSVSQNVNQTPWLDATIGRGSGGGGASRAKYKSSHMKKNFSEAEAKVFYQHLTRMVPGVDLRGSLVAVDAYGGATNRPEMARQTSNWQRSSILKLQFQSYWNRKEQDAGRLQWMDEFFTEAYSGTNVNPKFAGTPYPGEHYEGCYINYPDVDMLRYPHWPQLYYGTGDLYPFLQNVKRNYDPNNIFHHSMSVRP, from the coding sequence ATGGCAGTCGACATTCGCAAACCAGACCCCCGTTATTCGATCTTGGGCCGTAGCAGAAATCTTCGCTGGGAGAATACGGCCACCGAGATCACTCTATGCGAGAGCAATGAAGACGCGGCGGCCGCCTTGCAGCGGATTGTCAGTGCAGGCAAGCGGCCCACCATTCGCAGCGGCGGGCACTGCTACGAAGACTTTGTGATGAATAACCCCGGCGGCAGCATTCTCGATTTATCGCTGCTGACCGAGTCTCATGTGAAGAATGATTCCCGCTACTACATTGCGGCGGGAAAATCGCTGGGAGATACTTACCTCGACCTCTATAAACGCTATGGGCTCACCATCCCGGCGGGAACTTGTTACTCAGTGGGAGCAGGGGGGCACATCAGCGGCGGTGGCTATGGCTTACTCGCCCGGCTGCATGGCCTTACCGTCGATTGGGTGTCGGCAGTGGACATCCTGACCGTGGACGCCAAAGGCAAGGTGGTGCAGCGGCGGGTGGATCGCAAGACGGACGCCGATCTGTTTCGGGCTTGTCTCGGAGCAGGCGGCGGCAACTTTGGGGTCATCACCGGCTTTCTGTTTGACAAGCTGCCGCCCGCGCCCCGCGAAATCGCACGGGCCTCGGTCTCCTTTGATTGGACGACGATGACGGAAAGCCGCTTTGTGAAGATTCTCACTACTTATGGAAATTACTGGGAGACACGCGGCAAAGATCCGGACACTTGGGGCATGTTCGCCATCTTTCCGATCTCACACAAATCGGCTGGCTCTTTTGGCTTTTCCGTGCAGTTCTGCAATCCGGATGGCAGTTGCGACGATTTGAAACCGCTACACGAATTCCTCGAATTGTTCCGGCCTTGTGAGCCGAGAGCCGCGATCGCAGGCCAGCCGGAGAAGGACAGGATTCCGAAAGTGGATCTGCGCGCCGAGACCTGCTCGGTATCGCAGAACGTGAATCAGACGCCCTGGCTCGACGCGACGATTGGACGCGGCAGCGGTGGGGGTGGAGCTTCCCGGGCCAAGTACAAGTCCTCCCATATGAAGAAGAATTTCAGCGAGGCGGAGGCGAAAGTCTTCTATCAACACCTGACGCGAATGGTGCCGGGAGTGGATCTTCGCGGATCGCTCGTAGCCGTGGATGCTTATGGCGGGGCGACGAATCGCCCCGAGATGGCGCGGCAGACCTCCAACTGGCAAAGATCGTCGATCCTGAAATTACAGTTTCAGAGTTATTGGAATCGCAAGGAGCAAGACGCCGGGCGATTGCAATGGATGGATGAATTCTTCACGGAGGCTTACAGCGGGACGAACGTAAATCCAAAGTTTGCGGGCACGCCCTATCCAGGCGAACACTACGAGGGCTGCTACATCAACTATCCCGATGTCGACATGCTGCGTTACCCACACTGGCCGCAGCTCTATTACGGCACGGGCGATCTGTATCCGTTTTTGCAGAACGTGAAGCGGAACTACGACCCGAATAACATCTTTCATCACTCAATGTCGGTGCGGCCATGA
- a CDS encoding CocE/NonD family hydrolase yields MVTRLSCIAALAFVGLLQGQGDIPKGFQPPLGNRDYDKREVMVPMRDGVKLFTSIVVPKGAKGAPILLTRTPYNAAARTKRADSLSMLATLPQGDEVFVADGYIRVFQDVRGKYGSEGEYVMTRPVRGPLNPTATDHVTDAYDTIDWLIKNVPETNGKVGMIGSSYEGFTVVMALLGPHPALKVAAPESPMVDGWMGDDWFHYGAFRQPNFDYSAGQTTKTGQGTRVRRDGYDDYEEFRRAGSAGDFAEKHGLDRLPWVRKMMEHPAYDAFWQGQALDKMVAAKPSTVPTMWIQGIWDQEDEWGAIQTYLKLKAAGKTATNYLVMGPWRHSGVNYDGSSLGPLKFEGDTALQFRRDVLKPFFDTYLKDGAKKADTPPVLIYNTGENHWDRLRQWPLACEAGCAAPLKPIYLQAKFGLGFEKPGGAAEGDSYVSDPAKPVPYLPRPIRFSEGERWRTFLLADQRAVADRTDVLVYQTPVLSAPVRISGEPIADLLATTTGSDLDWVVKLIDVYPDEVPSQMEMSGYQLPVSMDIFRGRYRDSFSNPSAISPGKPTRFKFVLPTANHVFLPGHRIMVQIQSSWFPLYDRNPQSYVPNIFFAKPSDYVKATQTVLRSGDQASAIWLPIVPQH; encoded by the coding sequence ATGGTAACTCGTCTGAGTTGTATCGCGGCCCTCGCATTCGTTGGGCTGTTACAAGGTCAAGGTGATATTCCGAAGGGCTTTCAGCCGCCCTTGGGCAATCGGGATTACGACAAACGGGAAGTGATGGTTCCCATGCGTGACGGGGTGAAGTTGTTCACCTCGATCGTCGTCCCCAAAGGTGCGAAAGGCGCGCCGATCCTGCTGACGCGCACGCCTTACAACGCAGCTGCGCGCACCAAGCGTGCCGATTCCCTTTCGATGCTCGCCACCTTGCCCCAGGGGGATGAAGTCTTTGTGGCCGACGGCTACATCCGGGTGTTTCAAGATGTGCGCGGAAAGTATGGTTCCGAGGGTGAGTACGTCATGACGCGTCCGGTGCGGGGCCCCCTCAACCCGACCGCTACTGACCATGTCACCGATGCTTATGACACGATCGATTGGCTGATCAAGAATGTTCCGGAAACCAATGGCAAGGTTGGGATGATCGGCTCTTCCTACGAAGGCTTCACGGTGGTGATGGCCCTGCTTGGACCGCATCCCGCGCTGAAAGTGGCGGCTCCCGAAAGTCCGATGGTGGATGGCTGGATGGGTGACGACTGGTTCCACTACGGCGCGTTTCGCCAGCCAAATTTCGATTACAGCGCGGGCCAGACGACCAAGACCGGACAGGGCACGCGAGTGCGCCGCGATGGCTATGACGATTACGAAGAATTCCGCCGCGCCGGGTCTGCGGGCGACTTTGCCGAAAAGCATGGCCTCGACCGTCTCCCCTGGGTGCGCAAGATGATGGAGCATCCGGCCTACGATGCGTTCTGGCAGGGACAGGCGCTCGACAAGATGGTGGCCGCCAAGCCGAGCACAGTACCGACGATGTGGATTCAGGGAATCTGGGATCAGGAAGACGAGTGGGGCGCGATCCAGACCTATCTGAAGCTAAAGGCGGCAGGCAAGACCGCCACCAACTATCTGGTGATGGGGCCGTGGCGGCACAGCGGCGTCAACTATGACGGAAGCAGCCTGGGGCCGCTGAAGTTTGAGGGAGACACCGCCTTGCAGTTTCGGCGCGATGTGCTGAAACCCTTCTTTGACACTTACCTGAAGGATGGAGCGAAGAAAGCAGATACCCCGCCCGTGTTGATCTACAACACAGGCGAGAACCATTGGGATCGCTTGCGGCAATGGCCGCTCGCCTGCGAAGCAGGATGCGCCGCGCCGCTGAAGCCGATCTATCTGCAGGCAAAGTTTGGCTTGGGCTTCGAGAAGCCGGGCGGAGCCGCCGAAGGCGACTCCTATGTGTCCGATCCCGCCAAGCCCGTTCCCTATCTGCCGCGTCCGATTCGCTTTTCAGAAGGCGAGCGCTGGCGGACCTTCCTGCTGGCGGATCAGCGCGCGGTTGCCGATCGTACGGACGTCCTGGTCTATCAGACACCAGTGCTCAGCGCGCCTGTCCGCATCAGCGGGGAACCGATTGCCGATCTGCTGGCCACCACCACCGGATCCGATCTCGACTGGGTGGTGAAGCTGATCGATGTCTATCCCGACGAAGTTCCGAGCCAGATGGAGATGAGCGGCTATCAGCTGCCGGTGTCAATGGACATCTTCCGCGGCCGCTATCGCGATAGTTTTTCAAATCCATCAGCGATTTCACCGGGAAAGCCAACACGCTTCAAGTTTGTGCTGCCTACCGCGAATCACGTGTTCCTGCCTGGCCATCGGATCATGGTGCAGATCCAATCGAGCTGGTTCCCACTCTATGACCGCAACCCGCAAAGCTATGTTCCCAATATCTTCTTTGCCAAGCCAAGCGACTATGTCAAAGCAACGCAAACGGTATTACGTTCTGGCGATCAGGCGAGCGCGATCTGGCTGCCGATCGTACCGCAGCACTAA
- a CDS encoding RNA methyltransferase produces MERVPFRATNAATTYDHIQKLPVSLLLDNIRSMYNVGSFFRTADGAGIESIYLSGITARPPKNAITKTALGAEENVPWIDCPDALETTSALQSRGYEIAAIETAVTAVDLFDWKPKWPVLLLFGHEVDGIQPELLARCDTYVRLPMLGAKHSLNVSSAGAIVLYELLRKYRGSR; encoded by the coding sequence ATGGAGCGAGTTCCTTTTCGCGCGACAAACGCCGCCACCACCTATGACCACATCCAGAAGCTGCCGGTCTCGCTGTTGCTCGACAACATCCGCAGCATGTACAACGTCGGCAGCTTCTTCCGCACGGCCGACGGAGCTGGCATTGAAAGCATCTACCTGAGCGGCATTACCGCGCGCCCACCGAAGAACGCCATCACCAAAACCGCACTCGGCGCCGAAGAGAATGTTCCTTGGATCGACTGCCCGGATGCACTCGAGACCACCAGCGCGTTGCAGTCGCGCGGCTACGAAATTGCCGCGATCGAGACGGCCGTTACGGCGGTGGATCTTTTCGACTGGAAGCCGAAGTGGCCAGTGCTGCTGCTCTTTGGTCATGAAGTGGATGGCATCCAGCCGGAGTTGCTCGCCCGTTGCGACACCTATGTGCGGCTTCCGATGCTGGGAGCCAAGCATTCGTTGAATGTCTCGAGCGCCGGAGCGATTGTGCTCTACGAGCTGCTGCGCAAGTACCGCGGCTCACGCTGA
- a CDS encoding site-2 protease family protein, with the protein MVFTKELQELNQRAQATLAVGNIDATRDLYQQMLALLPPGSSQFQSIIARLNELPPPKMEHPVPEDQPWKKLVGSLGVAGAILWKFKTFALILLTKGKFLFLGLTKMQTVFSMFASMGVYWALYGWRYAVGLVASIYIHEMGHMWAFRRFGIPSSAPMFIPMFGAFIRSEAAIRNPKEDARIGLAGPWWGFGASLFFEGMAQLFDQRWMSAVAHTGAVINLFNLLPVFGLDGSHAYKVLGKRQRGMLLATMLLLWYLSGETMFFLVSLGAGYKLFTKDLPDENDEGIFLQFVALLCAFGLLSVLTAHWDRGLLSGA; encoded by the coding sequence TTGGTCTTCACCAAAGAACTGCAAGAGCTGAATCAGCGTGCCCAGGCAACTCTCGCGGTGGGCAACATCGATGCGACGCGCGATCTCTACCAGCAGATGCTTGCGCTGTTGCCTCCGGGATCGTCCCAATTCCAATCGATCATCGCGCGGCTCAACGAATTGCCGCCCCCGAAAATGGAGCATCCGGTTCCTGAGGATCAACCCTGGAAGAAGCTGGTGGGCAGCCTGGGCGTCGCTGGCGCCATTCTCTGGAAGTTCAAGACCTTCGCACTCATCCTTTTGACCAAGGGGAAGTTTCTGTTCCTTGGGTTGACGAAGATGCAAACGGTTTTCTCCATGTTTGCCTCGATGGGCGTCTATTGGGCGCTCTATGGCTGGCGCTATGCCGTAGGCCTGGTGGCCAGCATCTACATCCACGAAATGGGCCATATGTGGGCTTTCCGGCGTTTTGGCATCCCTTCGTCCGCGCCGATGTTTATTCCGATGTTCGGCGCGTTTATCCGTTCCGAAGCGGCGATTCGCAATCCGAAAGAGGATGCGCGCATCGGGCTGGCGGGCCCCTGGTGGGGCTTTGGCGCGAGTCTGTTTTTTGAAGGGATGGCGCAGCTTTTTGACCAACGCTGGATGTCTGCTGTCGCCCATACCGGCGCGGTGATCAACCTCTTCAACCTCTTGCCCGTCTTTGGGCTTGATGGCAGCCATGCCTACAAAGTGCTCGGCAAACGGCAGCGCGGGATGCTGCTGGCGACGATGCTGCTGCTCTGGTATTTGAGCGGCGAGACGATGTTCTTTCTGGTCTCACTCGGCGCGGGCTACAAGTTGTTCACCAAGGACTTGCCAGATGAAAACGACGAAGGAATCTTTCTCCAGTTTGTCGCCCTCCTTTGCGCCTTCGGACTGCTCAGCGTACTGACAGCGCATTGGGATCGTGGCCTGTTGAGTGGCGCTTAA